The segment TAGAGGATGTCGGGAGTGAAGGAAATGTAGTAACCGCGGCTAATCATCCGGTCAACGGTAGCAGTGGGGCCCTTGAACCAGTGGAAATGGGCCTGCGCAAGGCCATGCTGCTCCAGCAGATCGCATACGGTCCATGCATCCTCATAGACGGCATGCAGTACTACAGGCTTGCCCAAACGTGCAGCCAGTCCAAGAAGTATGTCCAGAAGCTGAATGTAGGGTGCCATATCCCAAGCTTCGCCACGCTCCACAGCTTCTGCCCGGGAGTAGTAGGGAAGACCGATTTCACCAATAGCGACTATATTGTCCGCATGGGTTGTAATCCAATCCAGTAGTGTATTTAGCTCTTGTTCCGCAGGCAGCACCTGCTCGGGATGGAAGCCGTAAGCCGGCTTCACCAGACCGGGATACCTGGCTGCGAGCTCCCAGGTACGCTTGCTGGAGGCGAGATTCATGGAGACCGCGATCAGGGCCTTAATGCCCTGATCCGGCAGTCCCTCCAGCAGCGAGGACACTGCGTGATCGTCATATCGGTCAAGATGAATATGGGCATCAATCATTGGCAAGTCTCTCCTTCCGGCAGCCGATTATTTCTCCACAATGGCTTCACCCCGTTCATGCGGCTCAAAAGCAATAGACCCCAGCTCCATCCCCGTCTTGCCTGACTTATATTCCAGCTTCAGGGTACCGACACTCTCGGTCATGCCGACCATTAAGCTGGTATCTGCAAGCAGCTTGTTATTCTCAACTTTGTAGTAAGTCACTGCGCCAATGGCCGCTTTGCTGCCGAAATACTTCAGGCCGTCCTCAGCACGGTCCGGGAGTCTCAGCGTCAGTTTGGAGGGCGCGGATCCTGTAAGCTCAAGCTTCAGCAGGACATCGTCCTTATCGAGCGAAATACTGGAGGATACTACAGCAGAAGCCGCCTTGTCCGCAGCAGGCACGGAGAGCTCCTTCCCCTGCTCCGGCTTCACGACATGAACCTCCTGTGCAACCAGCGAGGTTCCGGTTCCCAGAGTGAACACAACCGTAGCCTCCGGTTTGCCGTCCGAATCTACATCGGCATAGAAGAGCTGAGGCGGGTGCGAATAGTCTCTGGGTACGGTCCAGTTGAAGTGTTGCTTCTTGCCGTTAACCTCAAGGATGAAGCCTTTGTAGGTATTGCCGTCCTTCAAGGCAGCATAAAGCTTCACCTTGCTGTTATTGCCGGCAACGGCAAGAGGCTCTGCGGGAACCCTGACCGTGGTGCTCAGATCGCCTGGGGTAACAGTGACCCGGCTTCCGCCAGGCTTGAGCTCCGTGACAGCTCCTGTAAGGGAATCCAGCGTAGCTGCTGCGATATATACACGCCCCGCCTTCAGCAGTACGGGCGCATCCAGCGTTTCATTAGCGCCTCCATCCGTTTGCATGGAAGCGCTGCCGGGCGTAAGAATCGTCTTGTCCCAGCTTGTGGACAGAGTAAGCTGCTTGAGGGTGTTGTTCCATTGCAGCTGCATCGGATAGAACTCCAGCAGCGTGCGGGCCGGAACATACAAGATGCCGCCGGAATGGAAGGGCGCAGCATAGGGCAGGACGGCTTGTCCATCTACAATAAGAGATAGCGGTGCAGGAGCAGAAAGGGCTGTATCTATAGGTGATGCCGCAGCAGCGCCAGCGAGGAGCAGGGCAAGGGCAGTAGCAGCGAGAATTTTTTTCATAAGATAACCTCCGGAGTCTGGAAATTCCAATCTCTTGTATTATAAATGAAAAACGCCGCCTGCGGGTCACGTTCTGTTAACAAAGATAAGACAAGCCTGTTACAGCCCTAGCTCATACAGCCCATACTGCCCATACTGTATTGTGCCTATCCGCCTGCAACTTGCCATCCCTTATATAGTAGTCTTGCAGGAACCTCAAGCTTCAAGCGCCTTAAGGGCAAGCGACACCAGGGATCTGACGGAGGCCTCGCTCAGTTCTCCCCCGGTCAGCAGCAGCCGGTAAAAAATAGGGCCGTAGACCAAGTCGATACAACTCCCGATATCGAGTCCCTGCTTCAGTTCCCCCTGGGCAATCCCCCGTTCGAACAGCTTCCGGGCTTCCTCGCGGCGCGGGCCGAAATATCTGCTCCGGTATGCCTCCGCCAGTCCGGTATCGGATTGCCCTTCACCGATCAGCTCCGTAATGACTTTACCTTCCCGGCTGGTGAGGAACTGCGCGAGCGTCCCCGCATGAATCAGAATGTCCTCCTTGGCGGAACCGGTATCCGGGATCGGAAGTCTCGCATTAGCAGCATACAGATATCCGTCCATCACCACTGCCGCTTTATTCGGCCACCATTTATAGATCGTTGCCTTACTGACCTGGGCCTGCTCCGCAATCTTCTCCACGGTAACTGCGCCGAAGCCGGTCTCCAGC is part of the Paenibacillus sp. FSL M7-0420 genome and harbors:
- a CDS encoding TatD family hydrolase, producing the protein MIDAHIHLDRYDDHAVSSLLEGLPDQGIKALIAVSMNLASSKRTWELAARYPGLVKPAYGFHPEQVLPAEQELNTLLDWITTHADNIVAIGEIGLPYYSRAEAVERGEAWDMAPYIQLLDILLGLAARLGKPVVLHAVYEDAWTVCDLLEQHGLAQAHFHWFKGPTATVDRMISRGYYISFTPDILYEPEIQELARRYPPELVMAETDGPWPFEGPFGGRTTHPAMVHDVAAAWGALHGYSVPEAQALLTANTKRFYGL
- a CDS encoding TetR/AcrR family transcriptional regulator — translated: MEKKRGRPRNTEAKNAILNASYELLLETGFGAVTVEKIAEQAQVSKATIYKWWPNKAAVVMDGYLYAANARLPIPDTGSAKEDILIHAGTLAQFLTSREGKVITELIGEGQSDTGLAEAYRSRYFGPRREEARKLFERGIAQGELKQGLDIGSCIDLVYGPIFYRLLLTGGELSEASVRSLVSLALKALEA
- a CDS encoding stalk domain-containing protein, with amino-acid sequence MKKILAATALALLLAGAAAASPIDTALSAPAPLSLIVDGQAVLPYAAPFHSGGILYVPARTLLEFYPMQLQWNNTLKQLTLSTSWDKTILTPGSASMQTDGGANETLDAPVLLKAGRVYIAAATLDSLTGAVTELKPGGSRVTVTPGDLSTTVRVPAEPLAVAGNNSKVKLYAALKDGNTYKGFILEVNGKKQHFNWTVPRDYSHPPQLFYADVDSDGKPEATVVFTLGTGTSLVAQEVHVVKPEQGKELSVPAADKAASAVVSSSISLDKDDVLLKLELTGSAPSKLTLRLPDRAEDGLKYFGSKAAIGAVTYYKVENNKLLADTSLMVGMTESVGTLKLEYKSGKTGMELGSIAFEPHERGEAIVEK